A region from the Vibrio sp. SS-MA-C1-2 genome encodes:
- the cyaY gene encoding iron donor protein CyaY, which yields MNDTEFHQVVDKQLMAIEEMIDNSGADIDYETTGNVMTLEFENRSQVIINRQEPLHEIWLASKEGGYHFQLSNDQWLCTRSGLEFVNAVKKACDVHSDEEIEWEE from the coding sequence ATGAATGATACTGAGTTTCACCAAGTTGTCGATAAACAGTTGATGGCCATTGAAGAGATGATTGATAATTCAGGTGCTGACATCGATTATGAAACCACAGGGAATGTGATGACCCTAGAGTTTGAAAATCGCAGCCAAGTAATTATTAACCGTCAAGAACCACTGCATGAGATTTGGCTAGCAAGTAAAGAAGGCGGATACCACTTTCAACTTTCTAATGATCAATGGTTATGTACACGCTCTGGATTAGAATTTGTCAACGCAGTAAAAAAAGCGTGTGATGTACATTCCGACGAAGAGATTGAGTGGGAAGAGTAA
- the lysA gene encoding diaminopimelate decarboxylase: MDYFNYKDDGQLWAEDISIPQLASQYGTPLYIYSRATLERHWKAFDQAVAEHPHLICYAVKANSNLAVLNVLARLGSGFDIVSMGELERVLAAGGRADRVVFSGVGKTVEEMQRALTVGIKCFNVESEPELERLNQVAGEMGIKAPTSIRINPDVDAKTHPYISTGLKENKFGISFERAPDIYRHAATLENLNVVGIDCHIGSQLTDIEPFIDATDRLLTLIEILSEAGISIKHLDVGGGLGVRYSDEVAPTPSEYASALMSRLSDYPELELIFEPGRAIAANAGILVTKVEYLKPTEDKNFAIVDAAMNDLMRPALYQAWQEIIPVVPREESTKSYDIVGPICETGDFLGKDRDLAIQPDDLLAIRSSGAYGFTMASNYNSRCRPAEIMVDGAESHVVRQREELQQLWQLEQLLPE, translated from the coding sequence GTGGATTATTTTAATTATAAGGATGATGGTCAGCTGTGGGCTGAAGATATCTCAATACCTCAATTAGCTTCACAATATGGCACACCCCTCTATATTTATTCTAGAGCGACATTAGAACGTCATTGGAAGGCATTTGATCAGGCTGTCGCTGAACATCCACATCTTATTTGTTATGCCGTTAAGGCAAATTCAAACCTTGCGGTATTGAATGTATTGGCTCGTTTAGGCTCTGGCTTTGATATTGTCTCTATGGGTGAGTTAGAGCGTGTGTTAGCGGCGGGAGGGCGTGCGGATCGCGTGGTATTTTCTGGCGTTGGTAAAACCGTTGAAGAGATGCAACGTGCATTAACCGTCGGGATTAAGTGTTTTAATGTTGAGTCTGAACCCGAGCTCGAACGCTTAAATCAGGTGGCTGGAGAAATGGGCATTAAAGCGCCGACGTCTATCCGTATTAATCCTGATGTTGATGCTAAGACTCACCCTTATATCTCTACTGGATTGAAAGAGAATAAATTTGGTATCTCATTTGAACGCGCGCCTGATATTTATCGTCATGCTGCAACATTAGAGAACCTTAATGTTGTCGGTATTGATTGTCATATTGGTTCTCAATTGACTGATATCGAACCATTTATTGATGCAACAGACAGACTTCTGACATTAATCGAGATACTATCTGAAGCTGGGATTTCAATTAAACATTTAGATGTGGGTGGGGGTTTAGGGGTACGCTATTCTGATGAAGTCGCTCCAACTCCTTCTGAGTATGCTTCTGCATTAATGTCTCGTTTGAGTGATTACCCTGAACTAGAACTCATTTTTGAACCGGGACGCGCAATTGCGGCTAATGCCGGGATTTTGGTGACCAAGGTTGAGTATCTGAAACCAACAGAAGATAAAAACTTTGCAATTGTTGATGCTGCAATGAATGACTTAATGCGTCCGGCTCTTTATCAAGCGTGGCAAGAGATTATTCCTGTCGTACCAAGAGAAGAATCCACGAAAAGCTATGATATTGTTGGTCCAATTTGTGAAACAGGGGACTTCTTAGGAAAAGATCGCGATTTAGCGATTCAACCTGATGATCTATTAGCGATTCGCTCTTCTGGTGCGTATGGATTTACTATGGCCTCTAACTATAACTCCCGCTGTCGTCCAGCTGAAATTATGGTTGATGGTGCTGAGAGTCATGTTGTTCGACAGCGTGAAGAATTACAACAATTATGGCAGCTAGAACAGTTGTTGCCAGAGTAG
- the hemC gene encoding hydroxymethylbilane synthase: protein MENRVRIATRKSPLALWQAYFVKAKLEQAHPDLTVELVPMVTKGDIILDTPLAKVGGKGLFVKELEVAMLEDRADIAVHSMKDVPVDFPEGLGLVTICEREDPRDAFVSNNYDSLDQLPEGAVVGTSSLRRQCQIRALRPDLVVKDLRGNVNTRLRKLDEGQYDAIILACAGLKRLEFESRIKSSLAPEVSLPAVGQGAVGIECRLDDQRIIDLLAPLNDTETATRVLAERAMNLTLEGGCQVPIGSYALLEGDDIWLRALVGEPDGSKMVRGEIRGAQADAEELGVTLAKQLLADGAKEILEKLYSEHE from the coding sequence ATGGAAAACCGAGTTCGAATTGCAACCCGTAAAAGCCCATTGGCATTATGGCAAGCATATTTTGTTAAAGCTAAACTGGAACAAGCTCATCCAGATCTCACAGTAGAACTCGTTCCAATGGTCACTAAAGGCGATATTATTCTTGATACGCCTCTAGCAAAAGTGGGCGGTAAAGGGCTGTTTGTTAAAGAGCTTGAAGTGGCAATGTTAGAAGATCGTGCCGATATTGCGGTTCACTCAATGAAAGACGTTCCTGTCGATTTCCCTGAAGGGTTAGGACTTGTCACCATTTGTGAGCGTGAAGATCCACGTGATGCCTTCGTTTCAAATAACTATGACAGCCTTGACCAGCTTCCAGAAGGAGCCGTGGTTGGGACATCAAGCCTGCGTCGTCAGTGTCAGATTCGTGCACTCCGCCCTGATTTAGTTGTCAAAGATCTTCGAGGCAACGTGAATACTCGTCTACGTAAGCTTGATGAAGGCCAATACGATGCCATTATTTTGGCTTGCGCTGGACTTAAACGTTTAGAGTTTGAATCTCGCATCAAATCATCTCTAGCACCAGAAGTATCACTTCCAGCCGTTGGTCAGGGCGCAGTGGGTATTGAATGCCGCCTAGATGACCAGCGAATCATTGATCTATTAGCTCCGCTAAATGATACAGAAACAGCAACCCGTGTTCTTGCTGAACGAGCAATGAACTTAACACTCGAAGGTGGATGCCAAGTTCCAATTGGTAGCTATGCACTATTAGAAGGTGATGATATTTGGCTGCGCGCCCTCGTCGGTGAACCCGATGGCAGCAAAATGGTTCGCGGTGAAATTCGTGGTGCACAAGCAGATGCTGAAGAGTTAGGTGTCACATTAGCAAAACAGCTACTTGCTGATGGCGCCAAAGAGATCCTAGAAAAACTCTACAGTGAACACGAATAA
- the lptM gene encoding LPS translocon maturation chaperone LptM, whose protein sequence is MNKIILAILVTFTLSLAGCGQSGPLYMPDKGEQQK, encoded by the coding sequence ATGAATAAAATTATTTTAGCAATATTAGTGACATTTACCCTCTCATTAGCGGGTTGTGGGCAATCTGGGCCATTATATATGCCAGATAAAGGCGAACAGCAGAAATAA
- the dapF gene encoding diaminopimelate epimerase, giving the protein MQIHFSKMHGLGNDFMVVDSVTQSAFFSPDCIRRLADRHTGIGFDQLLIVEPPYDPESDFHYRIFNADGSEVEQCGNGARCFARFVRMKGLINKNEIFVSTKAGKITLKIEDDGQVTVNMGVPVFDPSKVPFKAKQKEKTYLLRVNQSTLFSGVVSMGNPHCVITVDDINTADVKRLGPQIESHERFPQRVNAGFMQVINKNEIKLRVYERGAGETQACGTGACAAVAVGQYQGFLGKDVKVTLPGGELRIRWQGEGEPLYMTGPTAHIYDGQIVL; this is encoded by the coding sequence ATGCAAATCCATTTTTCTAAAATGCATGGCTTGGGTAATGATTTTATGGTGGTGGATAGCGTGACACAAAGCGCTTTCTTCTCACCGGATTGTATCCGTCGGTTAGCAGATCGTCATACTGGAATTGGTTTTGATCAGTTATTGATTGTTGAACCGCCTTACGATCCAGAAAGTGATTTTCACTATCGAATCTTTAATGCGGATGGTAGTGAAGTGGAGCAATGTGGTAATGGTGCTCGCTGTTTTGCTCGCTTTGTACGTATGAAAGGGTTGATTAATAAGAATGAGATCTTTGTGAGCACTAAAGCCGGAAAGATCACTTTGAAGATTGAAGATGATGGTCAAGTCACCGTTAATATGGGGGTGCCTGTCTTTGATCCAAGTAAAGTTCCTTTTAAAGCGAAACAGAAAGAGAAAACCTATCTATTAAGAGTCAATCAATCAACGCTATTTAGTGGTGTGGTCAGTATGGGGAATCCACATTGTGTTATTACTGTTGATGATATAAATACAGCTGATGTGAAGCGACTTGGACCTCAAATTGAATCTCACGAGCGTTTTCCACAACGCGTTAATGCTGGCTTTATGCAGGTTATTAATAAGAATGAGATCAAGTTGCGCGTTTATGAACGTGGAGCTGGAGAGACTCAAGCTTGTGGAACGGGAGCGTGTGCTGCGGTTGCCGTTGGACAATATCAAGGGTTCTTAGGCAAAGATGTAAAAGTGACGCTTCCTGGTGGAGAGTTACGAATCCGTTGGCAAGGTGAGGGTGAACCGCTTTATATGACAGGGCCGACAGCGCATATTTATGATGGACAAATTGTATTATGA